Proteins found in one Muntiacus reevesi chromosome 2, mMunRee1.1, whole genome shotgun sequence genomic segment:
- the LOC136161887 gene encoding histone-lysine N-methyltransferase PRDM9-like, translating into MWPNRSPEESPEGDAGRTERKPTVRDAFKDISVYFSKEEWEEMGEWEKIRYRNVKRNYEALIAIGFRATRPTFMHPRRQAIKPQGDDTEDSDEEWTPRQQGKPSSMPFRVEHSKHQKRMSRAALSNESGLKELLGTAESLKTSGSKQAQKPVPPSRKARTPGQHPRQKVELRGKETGVKRYSIRERKGHVYQEVSEPQDDDYLYCEECQNFFIDSCAAHGPPTFVKDCAVEQGHANRSVLTLPPGLSIRLSGIPDAGLGVWSEASDLPLGLHFGPYEGQITDDEEAANSGYAWLITKGSNCYEYVDGKDTSSANWMRYVNCARDDEEQNLVAFQYHGQIFYRTCQVVRPGCELLVWYGDEYGQDLGIKRNSRGKSELAAGREPKPKIHLFPSCSLAFSSQKFLSRHIQRSHPSQTLLRPSERDLLQPEDPCPGSQNQRYSDPHSPSDKPEGQEAKDRPQQLLKSVRLKRISRVSSYSPGGQMGASGVHERMKDEPSTSQKLNPEDTGTLLTGAGVSGIMRVTHGECGQGSKDRSSLSTHERTHTGEKPYACGECGRSFHQKSHLITHQRTHTGEKPYVCRECERRFSHKSSLIRHQRTHTGEKPCVCRECGRRFSQKSALIRHQRTHTGEKPYVCGECGRSFHRKSHLITHQRTHTGEKPHVCRECGRSFSQKSNLISHKRTHTEEKPYVCGECGRSFSRKALLITHQRTHTGEKPYV; encoded by the exons ATGTGGCCAAACAGATCGCCAGAGGAGAGCCCTGAGGGAGATGCCGGGAGAACAGAGCGGAAGCCCACGGTGAGAG atgctttcaaagacatctcTGTATACTTCTCCAAGGaggaatgggaagagatgggagaatgggaaaaaatccgatataggaatgtgaaaagaaactacgaagcgctgattgctatag gATTCAGAGCCACTCGACCAACTTTCATGCATCCCCGCAGGCAGGCCATCAAGCCCCAGGGAGATGACACTGAGGATTCTGATGAAGAGTGGACACCAAGGCAGCAAG GTAAACCTTCTTCGATGCCCTTCCGAGTGGAGCACAGTAAACACCAGAAG AGAATGTCCAGGGCAGCATTAAGTAATGAATCTGGTTTGAAGGAATTGCTGGGAACAGCAGAATCGCTGAAGACAAGTGGCTCCAAGCAGGCTCAGAAACCGGTCCCCCCTTCCAGAAAAGCAAGGACCCCTGGACAGCACCCCAGACAAAAAGTCG aactcagaggaaaggagactggagtgaagaGGTACAGTATACGAGAAAGAAAGGGCCACGTGTACCAAGAGGTTAGCGAGCCCCAGGATGACGACTACCTCT ATTGTGAGGAGTGTCAGAACTTCTTCATCGACAGCTGTGCTGCCCATGGGCCCCCAACATTTGTAAAGGACTGTGCAGTGGAACAGGGGCATGCCAATCGCTCAGTCCTCACTCTGCCCCCTGGGTTAAGCATCAGACTGTCGGGCATCCCTGACGCTGGGCTTGGAGTGTGGAGCGAGGCATCCGATCTGCCACTGGGCCTGCACTTTGGCCCCTATGAGGGCCAGATCACAGACGATGAAGAGGCCGCCAACAGTGGATACGCCTGGCTG ATCACCAAAGGGAGTAACTGCTACGagtatgtggatggaaaggacACGTCGTCGGCCAACTGGAtgag gtatgtgaactgtgcccgggacgacgaggagcagaacctggtggccttccagtatcacgggcagatcttctaccgaacctgccaggtggtcaggccgggctgtgagctgctggtctGGTACGGGGACGAGTATGGTCAGGACCTTGGCATCAAGCGGAACAGCAGGGGGAAGAGTGAGCTCGCGGCCGGGAGAG AACCGAAGCCCAAGATCCACCTAtttccctcctgctctctggcaTTTTCCAGCCAGAAATTCCTCAGCCGACACATCCAACGCAGtcacccctctcagaccctcctgAGACCATCTGAAAGAGACCTCCTCCAACCAGAGGATCCCTGCCCAGGCAGTCAAAATCAGCGATATTCAGATCCACACAGCCCGAGCGACAAACCTGAGGGTCAGGAGGCCAAGGACAGGCCCCAACAATTGCTGAAAAGCGTAAGGCTGAAGAGGATTTCAAGGGTCTCTTCCTACTCACCCGGAGGACAAATGGGGGCTTCTGGGGTGCATGAGAGAATGAAAGACGAACCCAGCACAAGCCAGAAACTGaatccagaggacacaggcaCATTGCTCACGGGGGCAGGGGTCTCAGGGATTATGAGGGTCACGCACGGAGAGTGTGGGCAAGGCTCCAAGGACAGGTCAAGTCTCAGCACACacgagaggacacacacaggggagaagccctatgcttgcggggagtgtgggcgaagcttccatcagaagtcccatctcatcacacaccagaggacacacacgggggagaaaccctatgtttgcagggagtgtgagcGAAGGTTCAGTCACAAGTCCTCCCTCAttagacaccagaggacacacactggggagaagccctgtgtttgcagggagtgtgggcgaaggtTCAGTCAGAAGTcagccctcatcagacaccagaggacacacacaggggagaagccctatgtttgcggggagtgtgggcgaagcttccatcggaagtcccatctcatcacacaccagaggacacacacaggggagaagccccatgtttgcagggagtgtgggcgaagcttcagccAGAAGTCaaatctcatctcacacaagaggacacacacagaggagaagccctatgtttgcggggagtgtgggcgaagcttcagtcggaAGGccctcctcatcacccaccagaggacacacacaggggagaaaccCTATGTTTGA